From a region of the Phaseolus vulgaris cultivar G19833 chromosome 6, P. vulgaris v2.0, whole genome shotgun sequence genome:
- the LOC137832194 gene encoding homeobox protein SBH1 isoform X2: MPGMAAYQWQCRKREGELSLGSNSGTPSIMLDNNHNNNDDNNNTGVGYYFRESGHHNHRNNNNGSSSSSSSSAVKAKIMAHPHYHRLLAAYVNCQKVGAPPEVVARLEESCASAVTMVGDAAGSSCLGEDPALDQFMEAYCEMLTKYEQELSKPLKEAMLFLQRIECQFKNLTISSSDFGCNEGGDRNGSSEEDVDVQSMIDPQAEDRELKGQLLRKYSGYLGSLKQEFMKKRKKGKLPKEARQQLLEWWSRHYKWPYPSESQKLALAESTGLDQKQINNWFINQRKRHWKPSEDMQFVVMDPTHPHYYVDTVLANPFPMDLSHPML, translated from the exons TAACAGTGGAACTCCTTCTATCATGCTCGACAATAACCACAACAACAACGATGATAACAACAACACTGGGGTAGGGTACTATTTCAGGGAGAGTGGCCACCACAACCACCGCAACAACAACAATGGAAGctcctcctcttcttcctcttctgcTGTCAAGGCCAAGATCATGGCCCATCCTCACTATCACCGTCTCTTGGCAGCTTACGTCAACTGTCAGAAG GTTGGAGCCCCGCCTGAAGTGGTTGCCAGGTTAGAGGAATCATGTGCTTCTGCGGTGACAATGGTAGGAGATGCAGCTGGATCCAGCTGCTTAGGTGAAGATCCAGCTCTGGATCAGTTCATGGAAGCTTACTGCGAGATGCTCACCAAGTACGAACAAGAACTCTCCAAACCCTTAAAAGAAGCCATGCTCTTCCTTCAAAGGATTGAGTGTCAGTTCAAAAATCTTACTATTTCTTCCTCCGACTTCG GTTGTAATGAAGGTGGTGATAGGAATGGATCATCTGAAGAGGATGTTGATGTGCAGAGCATGATAGATCCCCAGGCAGAGGACAGGGAATTAAAGGGTCAGCTTCTGCGCAAGTACAGTGGATACTTGGGCAGTCTGAAGCAGGAGTTCATGAAAAAGAGGAAAAAAGGAAAGCTACCTAAAGAAGCAAGGCAACAATTGCTTGAATGGTGGAGCAGACATTACAAATGGCCTTATCCATCC GAATCTCAGAAGCTGGCTCTTGCAGAGTCCACAGGTCTGGATCAGAAGCAAATCAACAACTGGTTTATTAATCAAAGGAAACGGCACTGGAAGCCTTCAGAGGACATGCAGTTTGTGGTGATGGATCCAACCCATCCACACTATTACGTAGATACTGTTCTGGCCAATCCATTTCCCATGGATCTCTCCCACCCCATGCTCTAG
- the LOC137832194 gene encoding homeobox protein SBH1 isoform X1: MCKKAMEGSSNSNGTSYLLAFGENSGGLCPMTMMPLVTSHHAGHHPINPNPSNNTNNNANTNCLFIPNCSNSGTPSIMLDNNHNNNDDNNNTGVGYYFRESGHHNHRNNNNGSSSSSSSSAVKAKIMAHPHYHRLLAAYVNCQKVGAPPEVVARLEESCASAVTMVGDAAGSSCLGEDPALDQFMEAYCEMLTKYEQELSKPLKEAMLFLQRIECQFKNLTISSSDFGCNEGGDRNGSSEEDVDVQSMIDPQAEDRELKGQLLRKYSGYLGSLKQEFMKKRKKGKLPKEARQQLLEWWSRHYKWPYPSESQKLALAESTGLDQKQINNWFINQRKRHWKPSEDMQFVVMDPTHPHYYVDTVLANPFPMDLSHPML; this comes from the exons ATGTGCAAGAAAGCCATGGAGGGTAGTAGTAATTCTAATGGCACTTCTTATTTGTTGGCTTTTGGAGAAAACAGTGGTGGGCTATGCCCAATGACGATGATGCCTTTGGTGACTTCCCATCATGCTGGTCATCATCCAATAAATCCTAATCCTAGTAATAATACCAATAATAATGCAAACACAAACTGTCTCTTCATTCCCAACTGCAGTAACAGTGGAACTCCTTCTATCATGCTCGACAATAACCACAACAACAACGATGATAACAACAACACTGGGGTAGGGTACTATTTCAGGGAGAGTGGCCACCACAACCACCGCAACAACAACAATGGAAGctcctcctcttcttcctcttctgcTGTCAAGGCCAAGATCATGGCCCATCCTCACTATCACCGTCTCTTGGCAGCTTACGTCAACTGTCAGAAG GTTGGAGCCCCGCCTGAAGTGGTTGCCAGGTTAGAGGAATCATGTGCTTCTGCGGTGACAATGGTAGGAGATGCAGCTGGATCCAGCTGCTTAGGTGAAGATCCAGCTCTGGATCAGTTCATGGAAGCTTACTGCGAGATGCTCACCAAGTACGAACAAGAACTCTCCAAACCCTTAAAAGAAGCCATGCTCTTCCTTCAAAGGATTGAGTGTCAGTTCAAAAATCTTACTATTTCTTCCTCCGACTTCG GTTGTAATGAAGGTGGTGATAGGAATGGATCATCTGAAGAGGATGTTGATGTGCAGAGCATGATAGATCCCCAGGCAGAGGACAGGGAATTAAAGGGTCAGCTTCTGCGCAAGTACAGTGGATACTTGGGCAGTCTGAAGCAGGAGTTCATGAAAAAGAGGAAAAAAGGAAAGCTACCTAAAGAAGCAAGGCAACAATTGCTTGAATGGTGGAGCAGACATTACAAATGGCCTTATCCATCC GAATCTCAGAAGCTGGCTCTTGCAGAGTCCACAGGTCTGGATCAGAAGCAAATCAACAACTGGTTTATTAATCAAAGGAAACGGCACTGGAAGCCTTCAGAGGACATGCAGTTTGTGGTGATGGATCCAACCCATCCACACTATTACGTAGATACTGTTCTGGCCAATCCATTTCCCATGGATCTCTCCCACCCCATGCTCTAG
- the LOC137832194 gene encoding homeobox protein SBH1 isoform X3 — protein sequence MAAYQWQCRKREGELSLGSNSGTPSIMLDNNHNNNDDNNNTGVGYYFRESGHHNHRNNNNGSSSSSSSSAVKAKIMAHPHYHRLLAAYVNCQKVGAPPEVVARLEESCASAVTMVGDAAGSSCLGEDPALDQFMEAYCEMLTKYEQELSKPLKEAMLFLQRIECQFKNLTISSSDFGCNEGGDRNGSSEEDVDVQSMIDPQAEDRELKGQLLRKYSGYLGSLKQEFMKKRKKGKLPKEARQQLLEWWSRHYKWPYPSESQKLALAESTGLDQKQINNWFINQRKRHWKPSEDMQFVVMDPTHPHYYVDTVLANPFPMDLSHPML from the exons TAACAGTGGAACTCCTTCTATCATGCTCGACAATAACCACAACAACAACGATGATAACAACAACACTGGGGTAGGGTACTATTTCAGGGAGAGTGGCCACCACAACCACCGCAACAACAACAATGGAAGctcctcctcttcttcctcttctgcTGTCAAGGCCAAGATCATGGCCCATCCTCACTATCACCGTCTCTTGGCAGCTTACGTCAACTGTCAGAAG GTTGGAGCCCCGCCTGAAGTGGTTGCCAGGTTAGAGGAATCATGTGCTTCTGCGGTGACAATGGTAGGAGATGCAGCTGGATCCAGCTGCTTAGGTGAAGATCCAGCTCTGGATCAGTTCATGGAAGCTTACTGCGAGATGCTCACCAAGTACGAACAAGAACTCTCCAAACCCTTAAAAGAAGCCATGCTCTTCCTTCAAAGGATTGAGTGTCAGTTCAAAAATCTTACTATTTCTTCCTCCGACTTCG GTTGTAATGAAGGTGGTGATAGGAATGGATCATCTGAAGAGGATGTTGATGTGCAGAGCATGATAGATCCCCAGGCAGAGGACAGGGAATTAAAGGGTCAGCTTCTGCGCAAGTACAGTGGATACTTGGGCAGTCTGAAGCAGGAGTTCATGAAAAAGAGGAAAAAAGGAAAGCTACCTAAAGAAGCAAGGCAACAATTGCTTGAATGGTGGAGCAGACATTACAAATGGCCTTATCCATCC GAATCTCAGAAGCTGGCTCTTGCAGAGTCCACAGGTCTGGATCAGAAGCAAATCAACAACTGGTTTATTAATCAAAGGAAACGGCACTGGAAGCCTTCAGAGGACATGCAGTTTGTGGTGATGGATCCAACCCATCCACACTATTACGTAGATACTGTTCTGGCCAATCCATTTCCCATGGATCTCTCCCACCCCATGCTCTAG